The window GGCCATAGTAGATTGAGGTTCCAAGACTGGTTATGAGGATATCGGGCCGGGGAATTTTTTTCTGCACTAAAATAGCCAGGGCAGAATCACGTGAACGTCCCGTGGCAATGCCAAAGAGTAGATTTTTTCTGTTATTTCTTATCAGCTGGATCAGTTCCTTGCGACCGGCAGAACTTCCTATAAGATTTTGATCCAGGTCAGAGAAAACAGCTTTGGTAGCGGGCTTAACCTTTTTCTGGTAGGGCTCTTTGCGTTCAAGAACAGGTTTTACTTCAACCAGTGGGCGAACTTGCTGCAAGTATTTTTTAACATGGGCATGCCAGGAGTAGTGTTTTTTCACCCCTTCCAATCCGTTTCGTTGGAGAGCCTTCCAGAACTGTTGATCGCTAAGGACCCGAATGAGATATTGGGCAAGCTGTTTTTCATCAAGAGGGTCAAAAAGGAGCCCATTTTTGCAATTTTCAATTATATCTACCGGGCCACCATTCTCTGTCGCAAGTAAGGGGCAACCAGTTGCTGCGGCCTCCAGTAAGGTCAAGCCAAAGGGTTCTGTTAATGCAGGGTTCACAAAGACACCACCGGAAGCCGCGCACATGCGGTATATCTCCGCCACCTCTTCGGCCTTATGGTGTTTAGGTAAGGCCACCTTGCCGTAGAGATCATAGAGGTCGATAAGGAGAAGAAGTTCTTTGATAACCTCCTGAGATCCTTCATCCATGTCGCAAATGTCATCGCGATTTCCAGCAATAATAACAAGGTTTGCTATTTTACGAAGCCGGGTTGACTGACCATAGGCATGAAGCAGGGTTTTAATATTTTTGCGCTCATCTGGTCTTGATAGAGCAAGAATGATTGGCCTTTTTTCTTTGCGTAGAAAAGGACGAACTGCCTTGAGGAAGGAAGATTTTTTTTGTTGGGTTGGAGGGTGAAATTGTTCGAGGTCGGCACCTGGTGGGATAACCACCATTTTGTCAGGATGGTAGAAATCATAGAGCTCATATTGATCTTCTATCTCATTGCGGGTACTGGTCACGACAAGCTTTGCTGTTGCCAGGATTTCTTCCTCAGCCTCAATCCGTCGGGAGATGTTATAGCGGGACTCTATTTCTTCTTTTTGCATGCCTGCTGCAAGCAGGCGGAGTTTTTTATCTCTCCCCAAAGAGTGGCCAGTGTGAATGAGTGGTATACCAGTCAGGTGCGAGAGGCGGGTGCCAACAGAACCGGCATCAGCATAGTGGGAATGGAGAATGTTCGGGAAATGCTCTTGTTCTTGAAAAAAAGCCAGGAGGTTATCAGCAAAGATGTCTAGGTACTCCCAGAGTTTTTCTTTACGGGTGTATCCTTCAGTGCCGATATTAATGCGAATAATCCGTGCGCACTCGTTCAGTGATTCCACGGTTTGAGCATAATCCTCACTCACGGCTTCGTCAACAATGCGCTGGGTTATAAGATCAACCCGGGCCACATCTTTATGCTGTCCCAGGGCATAGGCTAAGTCACGGACATAGCGGGTTTGACCGCCGGTGTCAGGATCTCGTCCTAATTCGAGATCATTTCCACGAATTAACCCATGAATACTTATGAGGGCAATGTAAAGTCCTTTTTCTTCTTTTTTTGACATGGTTATCTCCCCATACCTACTTTCGTAGCTATGCTTCACTCATTTTTTAAAGAAGCCGCTGCTATCGCCTGGTTTAACTGCCCATGCTTTTTCCGGTGTGGGTTGAGTTACCTCCGGCCAAATTCCTGGTTGCGGATCAGCTCCTTCTTGCGCCGCAGGAGGAGGTGATGAATCATTGATAACCGGCTTTCTGCGAATTTCTCTGCCCTTGATTTTGTAGCAGAATTCAATGGGAATTCCATTCGGATCAAAGGAATAGACAGAGTGAATAAAATCATGGTCGATCATATCGGAACAGGCAAAACCTGCGGCTTCCAGCTTATCTTTAAGTGCCCAAACTTCTTCTTGGGAGTCCAGCTCAAAGGCTATATGATCAAAAACACGGGGACCAGAAATAGGCTGTCCGTGCAACTTCTTGGCTATGGGTTCGGCTCCGTCCCACTCAAAAAAGGCCAAACAACTCTGCTCATCAATTTCAAAGAAATATTGGCGAAAGTCTCCTTCGCCAAAACCGTGGATTAATCGCATTCCCATAAGATCCCGCCAGAAACGGATGGTTGCCTCCATATCCGCAGTCACTAAGGCCAAGTGATTAATCCCTCTAAATTTCATTCTATGTCCTTTTGGTCAGTCTCCCCCTAAGGAAGCTCATCTTCCACGGGAGAACTCTTGTGTTCTCTCTGTAAGGCTAGTTGCCTTGTGTTCAATGAGGAAAAATATAGCATACCCCCGGCAGGGAAGCAACAGGGGAAGGACAGGGGAAGGGAGAATGAGGGAAGGGGCGGGTTTGGAGGAAAAATGTGAGAATGAAGAAAAGGAGATGGAGCTACATCGCAGAATGCGATTGAGGTGAGAAGAAATGAAAGAAAGATAAAAAGGTGTAACCTTAGAATTCTCAGGAGAGTAACAAGGAATTGATATTGCCCCTTTGCAGAAGCCCACCCTCCAGTTTAGAGTAGGCAGGCGCTCTGCAATTATGTTGCTACGTTTGTATCAGGCAAAACAAAGTCCACAATCAGGGCAGGATGCTTCTGTGGTGGAGAAAGTAAAACCACAAGCTGGGCAGGTGGCCTGATCGACTTCAGTATCAATGACGGCTCCGGCAGTCGACAGATCATGGTCAGCCAACCCGGTGGAACGGATATGATCGCGTTCGAGAATTGCTACAACATCTTGGAGATCATCTTTTCGGATTTGGACAAATAAATTGGTAGCACAACTGCCTTGACCACAGTTACTGTCTTCACTGACTGCCAAAGACGGAATACCTTCCCGTTTCAGCATAGTCTGGAAATCCTTCATTTGAACCAAGGGGCCTTTTCTGATGGTTACCAGTTCATCCTCTGGACTAATTACCATATTCCGGCTTACCTGTTTTCCTGAAAGATTTTGCTGAGCTTCTAGCAATTCTTTTCCGTTGACCAAGGGGATATTGCACTCTGCGCAGGTTATTATTCCTGCCCGGTATTCGTCCATGCAGTGAGGGCAATATTGCAACTCCGCTTCAATTTCTCGTTTCATGCCTTGCTCATTACCCTTTGTCTGACGTGAAGTGATTTGCTAAAACAGTCTGTTCTGTCATTAGCTCATGGGTAACGCCCTTGTCTTTACTCTGATGATTTCTCTCTAAAACAGTATTATTGCCACCAAGCCAAGCAAACAAAACCAAAAAGCTCACGCCAAGCACATACACTGCCAGCATCAGATATCCAGGATCAAGAGTGGAGTGCAATTCATTACTGTGCTGTTTTTCTTTCATCAATCTCTTCTCCTTTTATTACAAGTTCAAACTTCTCCTCCTACGTTATCATTATGCCCTAAGAGCATGACGGTTTCCACTGTGGATTATGATCTGTTGCGAATGAATAATGACTAATTATGACGAGAAGTGGTTGTGGTTTAATATATTGTTTTTATATGGAAAAATATCTTTATATTTTCTCCGCTAAAACAATATAGCGTTGGCTGGCATCAGAATTCAAGGCCTGAAATGGGTAGCAGGTAATCAGAGCTAATTGAGCGCTCTCATCTTGTTGATTCAAATAAAGCTCTGTCGCTAATCGTACTATCGTTTCGTTCACTTTATAACGCCATTCTATACCTTGCCTATCCTCCAGAGTGAGGATGTCTCCCTGTTTGATCTTCTGGAGAAAACTGAAATGGGTATCCCGATGAGCAGCTAGGATGCAGGCTCCTGGCTGCCCAGGTTCTGCACTGGCCTCCAGCATTCCAGGGCCAAAGGCAAGGGCCTGTCCTGATTGTCCGGCAAGTACGATGAGATCCTGTTCGTATTGTTCTGCGCGCAATCGGGCCACGGGCCATGTATCAGCCCAGGGCCAGGGTTTTACCGCTTCTCCCTGAACCAAGGTTTGTTCCCAGGCCCGACGTAGGAGTTCCTGGGCTAAAAGAGCCTTGCCGTGTATCCA is drawn from Candidatus Electrothrix aestuarii and contains these coding sequences:
- a CDS encoding HAD family hydrolase; the encoded protein is MSKKEEKGLYIALISIHGLIRGNDLELGRDPDTGGQTRYVRDLAYALGQHKDVARVDLITQRIVDEAVSEDYAQTVESLNECARIIRINIGTEGYTRKEKLWEYLDIFADNLLAFFQEQEHFPNILHSHYADAGSVGTRLSHLTGIPLIHTGHSLGRDKKLRLLAAGMQKEEIESRYNISRRIEAEEEILATAKLVVTSTRNEIEDQYELYDFYHPDKMVVIPPGADLEQFHPPTQQKKSSFLKAVRPFLRKEKRPIILALSRPDERKNIKTLLHAYGQSTRLRKIANLVIIAGNRDDICDMDEGSQEVIKELLLLIDLYDLYGKVALPKHHKAEEVAEIYRMCAASGGVFVNPALTEPFGLTLLEAAATGCPLLATENGGPVDIIENCKNGLLFDPLDEKQLAQYLIRVLSDQQFWKALQRNGLEGVKKHYSWHAHVKKYLQQVRPLVEVKPVLERKEPYQKKVKPATKAVFSDLDQNLIGSSAGRKELIQLIRNNRKNLLFGIATGRSRDSALAILVQKKIPRPDILITSLGTSIYYGRNLIPDLTWHRHLDYLWMPMTLKRLLAHTPGLRLQPRDRQGEFKLSYFYDEEKAPSVDELNVYLRQHDQTVNLTLSFGQYLDIVPIRASKGLALRYVAHRLEINLENILVAGGSGADEDMMRGNTRAVVAGNRHHEELSNIDELEGVYFADAPYAYGIIEGIKHYHFLNKNDENPLEASI
- a CDS encoding VOC family protein — its product is MKFRGINHLALVTADMEATIRFWRDLMGMRLIHGFGEGDFRQYFFEIDEQSCLAFFEWDGAEPIAKKLHGQPISGPRVFDHIAFELDSQEEVWALKDKLEAAGFACSDMIDHDFIHSVYSFDPNGIPIEFCYKIKGREIRRKPVINDSSPPPAAQEGADPQPGIWPEVTQPTPEKAWAVKPGDSSGFFKK
- a CDS encoding class GN sortase, translating into MKINCSWKIIFFPTLIGLICIGNGLWIHGKALLAQELLRRAWEQTLVQGEAVKPWPWADTWPVARLRAEQYEQDLIVLAGQSGQALAFGPGMLEASAEPGQPGACILAAHRDTHFSFLQKIKQGDILTLEDRQGIEWRYKVNETIVRLATELYLNQQDESAQLALITCYPFQALNSDASQRYIVLAEKI